One genomic region from Actinocatenispora thailandica encodes:
- a CDS encoding carbohydrate ABC transporter permease — protein MTPARSSTGTERAGAGRTGAAKRRGAASSRGRRRAGYLMVAPSLLHMLLWTGVPLAAAIVLSFTSYDVLTPPKFIGLGNFVDIAGDAVFRRSMVNTLVYAFFTVPVAMAIALLIAVLLNGRLRGRSLFRTAVFLPQVTATIAVALVWLWIYNPQGGLANAVLSFLGFSGVNWLSSTTWAMPAVIVVGIWQGIGLKMLIYLAALQNLPADLYEAASVDGASKVRQFFTITLPLLRPATFFVFVTSVIGAFQSFDQIYILTDGGPANTTTMMTYEVYKSAFREFRMGYACAESLVLFAFLIVLTILNRRMIGGTDGHR, from the coding sequence ATGACCCCCGCGCGGTCCTCGACCGGTACCGAGCGTGCCGGCGCGGGTCGCACCGGCGCGGCGAAGCGGCGCGGCGCGGCCTCGTCGCGCGGGCGGCGCCGGGCCGGCTACCTGATGGTGGCGCCCTCGCTGCTGCACATGCTGCTGTGGACCGGGGTGCCGCTGGCCGCGGCGATCGTGCTCAGCTTCACCTCGTACGACGTGCTCACGCCGCCGAAGTTCATCGGCCTGGGGAACTTCGTCGACATCGCCGGTGACGCGGTGTTCCGCCGCTCGATGGTCAACACGCTGGTGTACGCGTTCTTCACCGTCCCGGTGGCGATGGCGATCGCGCTGCTGATCGCGGTGTTGCTGAACGGGCGGCTGCGCGGCCGGTCGCTGTTTCGCACCGCGGTGTTCCTGCCGCAGGTGACCGCGACGATCGCGGTGGCGCTCGTCTGGCTGTGGATCTACAACCCGCAGGGTGGGCTCGCCAACGCGGTGCTGTCGTTCCTCGGCTTCAGCGGCGTCAACTGGCTGTCGTCGACCACCTGGGCGATGCCGGCGGTGATCGTGGTCGGCATCTGGCAGGGCATCGGGCTGAAGATGCTCATCTACCTTGCCGCGCTGCAGAACCTGCCGGCCGACCTGTACGAGGCGGCCAGCGTCGACGGCGCCTCGAAGGTGCGGCAGTTCTTCACGATCACCCTGCCGCTGCTGCGCCCCGCCACCTTCTTCGTCTTCGTCACCTCGGTGATCGGCGCGTTCCAGTCGTTCGACCAGATCTACATCCTGACCGACGGCGGCCCGGCCAACACCACCACGATGATGACCTACGAGGTGTACAAGTCGGCGTTCCGCGAGTTCCGGATGGGCTACGCCTGCGCCGAGTCGCTGGTGCTGTTCGCCTTCCTGATCGTGCTGACGATCCTGAACCGCCGGATGATCGGGGGCACCGATGGCCACCGCTGA
- a CDS encoding right-handed parallel beta-helix repeat-containing protein, giving the protein MKPAHLSLVAAAVAVAALFPASPAGATAADWYVAPGGSDAAAGTSAAPFATVQHALDVAGPGSTVHLASGHYAQDAVTRYTDVTVTGPTDAVLTGGGSSHVFQINHHQTTLTGFTIDGTNGGNYRNKLIYADGADDLTITNMHLTNAGGECVHLIDSSQNSEVGDNHITGCGRYGPDPDTGYINGEGIYVGSALSHQQSLGITDASNGNWIHGNAIDTDGGSECVDIKEHSTGNIVENNTCTGVAEAGSGAIDLHGNGNIIRKNTVDTNLSAGVRLGGTAEPDGTPNGTGNDVYLNTITGNDAGGIKFLVAPQGKVCGNTMSGNAAGNAVGSYADQFDPTAACPSRAVRHG; this is encoded by the coding sequence GTGAAACCTGCGCACCTTTCCCTCGTGGCCGCCGCCGTCGCGGTAGCGGCCCTGTTCCCGGCCAGCCCGGCCGGCGCCACCGCGGCCGACTGGTACGTCGCGCCCGGCGGCAGCGACGCGGCAGCCGGCACCTCGGCCGCCCCGTTCGCGACCGTCCAGCACGCGCTCGACGTCGCCGGCCCCGGCAGCACCGTGCACCTCGCATCCGGGCACTACGCCCAGGACGCGGTGACGAGGTACACCGACGTCACGGTGACCGGGCCGACCGACGCGGTGCTGACCGGCGGCGGCTCCTCGCACGTGTTCCAGATCAACCACCACCAGACGACGCTGACCGGCTTCACCATCGACGGCACCAACGGCGGCAACTACCGCAACAAGCTGATCTACGCCGACGGCGCCGACGACCTGACCATCACGAACATGCACCTGACCAACGCCGGTGGCGAGTGCGTGCACCTGATCGACTCGTCGCAGAACTCCGAGGTCGGCGACAACCACATCACCGGTTGCGGCCGGTACGGCCCGGACCCGGACACCGGCTACATCAACGGTGAGGGCATCTACGTCGGCTCGGCGCTCAGCCACCAGCAGTCACTCGGGATCACCGACGCCAGCAACGGCAACTGGATCCACGGCAACGCGATCGACACCGACGGCGGCAGCGAGTGCGTCGACATCAAGGAGCACTCGACCGGCAACATCGTCGAGAACAACACCTGCACCGGGGTCGCGGAGGCCGGATCCGGCGCGATCGACCTGCACGGCAACGGAAACATCATCCGGAAGAACACGGTCGACACGAACCTGAGCGCCGGTGTCCGGTTGGGCGGCACAGCGGAACCCGACGGCACCCCGAACGGCACCGGCAACGACGTCTACCTCAACACGATCACCGGCAACGACGCCGGCGGGATCAAGTTCCTCGTCGCCCCGCAGGGCAAGGTCTGCGGCAACACGATGTCGGGCAACGCGGCCGGCAACGCGGTCGGCAGCTACGCCGACCAGTTCGACCCGACGGCGGCCTGCCCGAGCCGGGCGGTGCGCCATGGCTGA
- a CDS encoding SGNH/GDSL hydrolase family protein has translation MAERAASSRGAARQPGPTTGRRQLLQGGAAAILGAGAATLAGTTGADATPARSHRWAPSWYTAQSAPTAADTLALGGFTDRTVRAVLRMSAGGRQLRLRFANPFSDRVVAVGPVTVARRPAGTAGPSAAVDPASLRPVTFGGEPDSMLVAGAEVLSDPIELPVRAGGDLVVSAYLPGPTGPVAFHRNIHATSYVSVAGAHTGDGATAYPTTTSSVFLLTAVEVTGAARGLAILGDSITEGVGTPNDANLRWPDQLAARMPGVAVANLGISGNRVLLDDDRFGPSAQRRFDRDVAGLSGVDTVLVFIGINDIQQPPQQSDPAAILAGHRQLALRARARGLRVVGATITPFEGWLRYTPAREAVRRAVNAELRRGRIFDALVDFDAAVRDPDRPTRLRPDYASPDGLHPNAAGAGALAAAVPVRAVFRS, from the coding sequence ATGGCTGAGCGCGCAGCGAGTAGCCGCGGCGCCGCCCGGCAGCCGGGGCCGACAACCGGGCGCCGGCAACTGCTCCAGGGGGGCGCTGCGGCGATCCTCGGCGCGGGCGCCGCGACGCTGGCCGGTACCACCGGGGCGGACGCCACCCCGGCCCGCTCGCACCGGTGGGCGCCGAGCTGGTACACGGCGCAGAGTGCGCCGACCGCCGCCGACACGCTCGCCCTCGGCGGGTTCACCGACCGGACGGTGCGCGCGGTGCTCCGGATGTCGGCCGGCGGCCGACAGCTCCGACTCCGGTTCGCGAACCCGTTCAGCGACCGGGTCGTCGCGGTCGGGCCGGTGACGGTGGCACGGCGCCCGGCCGGTACCGCGGGCCCGAGCGCGGCGGTCGATCCGGCGAGCCTGCGCCCGGTGACGTTCGGCGGTGAACCGGACAGCATGCTCGTGGCCGGCGCCGAGGTGCTGTCCGACCCGATCGAGCTGCCGGTCCGGGCGGGCGGAGACCTGGTCGTCAGCGCCTACCTGCCCGGGCCGACCGGGCCGGTGGCGTTCCACCGCAACATCCACGCCACGAGCTACGTGTCGGTGGCCGGTGCGCACACCGGCGACGGCGCCACCGCGTACCCGACGACGACGTCCTCGGTGTTCCTGCTGACCGCGGTGGAGGTCACCGGTGCCGCCCGCGGGCTGGCGATCCTGGGCGACTCGATCACCGAAGGCGTCGGTACCCCGAACGACGCCAACCTGCGCTGGCCCGACCAGCTCGCCGCGCGGATGCCGGGCGTCGCGGTGGCGAACCTTGGCATCAGCGGAAACCGGGTACTGCTGGACGACGACCGGTTCGGGCCCAGCGCGCAGCGGCGGTTCGACCGGGACGTGGCCGGACTGTCCGGGGTGGACACCGTGCTGGTGTTCATCGGTATCAACGACATCCAGCAGCCGCCGCAGCAGTCCGATCCGGCGGCGATCCTCGCCGGGCACCGGCAGCTGGCGTTGCGCGCACGGGCCCGCGGGTTGCGGGTGGTCGGCGCCACGATCACCCCCTTCGAGGGCTGGCTGCGCTACACCCCGGCGCGCGAGGCGGTGCGGCGGGCGGTCAACGCCGAGCTGCGCCGCGGCCGGATCTTCGACGCGCTGGTCGACTTCGACGCGGCGGTGCGCGACCCGGATCGGCCGACCCGGCTGCGGCCGGACTACGCCAGCCCAGACGGGCTGCATCCCAACGCTGCCGGTGCGGGCGCGCTCGCCGCCGCCGTCCCGGTCCGCGCCGTGTTCCGTTCGTGA
- a CDS encoding carotenoid oxygenase family protein produces MTDTAYLEGLLAPVPDEIDAVDLPIRGTLPPELTGRYFRNGPNPLPGQDPGHWFAGAGMVHGVRLRDGRAEWYRNRWVRTASLAGRPFVSERGVDLAAVPANTSVIRHADRILALVEAGLPYELTPELDTVGPVDFGGRLKTAFTAHPKLDPATGDLHVFGYGALPPYLTYHRLTAAGELVDTRVIDVPGPTMLHDFAITEHHAIWLDLPVVFDVNLLGRGMPYQWSDGYGARLGVMPLGGGPVRWVEIDPCYVFHVGNAAEDAAGNVVLDAVRYTPGSFLAAWSGIGGATAGSEAAHAGGGTAQPAGRGSGRAGGAAGQAPGGAGRARGDAGRAAGGVVASDAAIGASLYRWVIDPVAGTVSEQQLDDRRVEFPTINDALVGRPSRYRYTVGDTEIVKYDTVSGAAIALDVAGRPGEAEFVPAVDGAGEDEGWLLSIVSTPGGSELRCLDAHDLTEVGAVLLPRRVPAGFHGAWLPD; encoded by the coding sequence ATGACCGACACCGCATACCTGGAGGGCCTGCTCGCTCCCGTCCCGGACGAGATCGACGCGGTCGACCTGCCGATCCGCGGCACCCTGCCGCCCGAACTGACCGGCCGGTACTTCCGGAACGGGCCGAACCCGCTGCCCGGCCAGGACCCCGGCCACTGGTTCGCCGGCGCCGGCATGGTGCACGGCGTCCGGCTACGCGACGGCCGCGCCGAGTGGTACCGCAACCGCTGGGTGCGCACCGCGAGCCTCGCCGGCCGGCCGTTCGTCTCCGAACGCGGCGTCGATCTCGCCGCGGTACCGGCCAACACCAGCGTCATCCGGCACGCCGACAGGATCCTCGCGCTCGTCGAGGCCGGCCTGCCTTACGAGCTGACTCCGGAGCTGGACACGGTCGGGCCGGTGGACTTCGGTGGCCGGCTGAAGACCGCGTTCACCGCGCACCCCAAGCTCGACCCGGCCACCGGCGACCTGCACGTCTTCGGCTACGGCGCGCTGCCTCCGTACCTGACCTACCACCGGCTCACGGCCGCCGGCGAACTGGTCGACACGCGGGTGATCGACGTACCCGGGCCGACGATGCTGCACGACTTCGCGATCACCGAACACCACGCGATCTGGCTCGACCTGCCGGTGGTGTTCGACGTGAACCTGCTCGGTCGCGGCATGCCGTACCAGTGGAGCGACGGGTACGGCGCGCGACTCGGCGTGATGCCGCTCGGCGGCGGGCCGGTGCGCTGGGTCGAGATCGACCCGTGCTACGTCTTCCACGTCGGCAACGCGGCCGAGGACGCCGCCGGCAACGTCGTCCTCGACGCCGTGCGGTACACGCCGGGGTCGTTCCTGGCCGCGTGGTCCGGTATCGGCGGCGCGACCGCCGGCAGCGAGGCAGCCCATGCCGGCGGCGGGACCGCCCAGCCGGCCGGCCGCGGATCCGGCCGGGCCGGCGGTGCGGCCGGCCAGGCTCCCGGCGGGGCCGGCCGGGCTCGCGGCGATGCCGGCCGGGCGGCGGGTGGCGTGGTCGCCAGCGACGCGGCGATCGGAGCCAGCCTGTACCGCTGGGTCATCGATCCGGTCGCCGGCACCGTGTCCGAGCAGCAGCTGGACGACCGCCGGGTCGAGTTCCCCACCATCAACGACGCGCTCGTCGGCCGGCCGAGCCGGTACCGGTACACGGTCGGCGACACCGAGATCGTCAAGTACGACACGGTGTCCGGTGCCGCCATCGCGCTCGACGTGGCCGGGCGGCCGGGCGAGGCGGAGTTCGTCCCCGCCGTGGACGGTGCCGGCGAGGACGAGGGCTGGCTGCTGTCGATCGTCTCCACCCCGGGCGGTTCGGAGCTGCGCTGCCTGGACGCGCACGATCTCACCGAGGTCGGCGCGGTGCTGCTGCCCCGCCGGGTACCGGCCGGGTTCCACGGCGCCTGGCTGCCCGACTGA
- a CDS encoding extracellular solute-binding protein: protein MALSRRSLLAGAGLGALGLASSGALAGCSTGGTTASATGPVEGDITVLTPMYQGATGKQLLEGKLLKQFTKKHPKVNVKVDYTDYGSLNEKITTGLAGGLLPDVLMIGVGWVPPFAYKKVLAPLPASAGTKYDYQERVLAPSKYDGKLYALPVVLDARLVVYRKDHFAKAGLTSPPKDWTELRGYAKELAQHKNGKLVRAGFDPFSIDLRQCWENFLFANGGSMFDDSGRKVLFDDEAGIGALQLFLDVIKDRSADPSFVPAAGQPATIQQGRSSIMMSDTALWMNMQQQSPELIADDKIGVFVMRNKQEAMLQGGTLACVSSRSQHRAAAQALVEFLATPANVLPAAQQRGTVPSVASLRDSSYVKQNKLVDFALSNLDKSVSEGGTPAWMEIREKVKPTLQTAIVGQRTAKQAIGDLTDVAKSAIGRL, encoded by the coding sequence ATGGCTCTGAGTCGCAGATCGCTGCTGGCCGGTGCCGGTCTCGGCGCCCTCGGGCTGGCGTCCTCCGGCGCACTCGCCGGCTGCTCCACGGGCGGCACCACGGCGAGCGCCACCGGGCCGGTCGAAGGTGACATCACCGTCCTCACCCCGATGTACCAGGGCGCGACCGGCAAGCAGTTGCTCGAAGGCAAGCTGCTGAAGCAGTTCACCAAGAAGCATCCGAAGGTCAACGTCAAGGTCGACTACACCGACTACGGCTCGCTGAACGAGAAGATCACCACCGGTCTCGCCGGCGGCCTGCTGCCCGACGTGCTGATGATCGGCGTCGGCTGGGTTCCCCCGTTCGCGTACAAGAAGGTGCTCGCGCCGCTGCCCGCCAGCGCCGGCACCAAGTACGACTACCAGGAGCGGGTGCTGGCCCCGTCCAAGTACGACGGCAAGCTGTACGCGCTGCCGGTCGTGCTCGACGCCCGCCTGGTGGTGTACCGCAAGGACCACTTCGCCAAGGCCGGGCTCACCAGCCCGCCGAAGGACTGGACCGAGCTGCGCGGCTATGCCAAGGAGCTGGCGCAGCACAAGAACGGCAAGCTGGTGCGCGCCGGCTTCGACCCGTTCTCCATCGACCTCCGGCAGTGCTGGGAGAACTTCCTGTTCGCCAACGGCGGGTCGATGTTCGACGACTCCGGCCGCAAGGTGCTGTTCGACGACGAGGCCGGGATCGGTGCGCTGCAGCTGTTCCTGGACGTGATCAAGGACCGGTCCGCGGACCCGTCCTTCGTCCCGGCGGCGGGCCAGCCGGCCACCATCCAGCAGGGCCGCTCGTCGATCATGATGAGCGACACGGCGTTGTGGATGAACATGCAGCAGCAGAGCCCCGAGCTGATCGCGGACGACAAGATCGGCGTGTTCGTCATGCGCAACAAGCAGGAGGCCATGCTGCAGGGCGGCACCCTGGCCTGCGTGTCGTCCCGCAGCCAGCACCGGGCCGCGGCGCAGGCGCTGGTGGAGTTCCTGGCCACCCCGGCGAACGTGCTCCCGGCCGCGCAGCAGCGGGGCACCGTACCGAGCGTCGCGAGCCTGCGGGACTCGTCCTACGTCAAGCAGAACAAGCTGGTCGACTTCGCACTGTCCAACTTGGACAAGTCGGTGTCCGAGGGGGGTACGCCGGCCTGGATGGAGATCCGGGAGAAGGTCAAGCCGACCCTGCAGACCGCGATCGTCGGCCAGCGCACCGCCAAGCAGGCGATCGGTGACCTGACCGATGTCGCGAAGTCGGCGATCGGCCGGCTCTGA
- a CDS encoding carbohydrate ABC transporter permease, translating to MATAERIAGTPGRTDRRTGRPRPTAGRITGRTLLYLALAVIGVVMIAPFAWMVLTSLKTPADIASAHPHILPRTWEFHNYLDAFKAAPFAVYARNSFIIAVGHTVLNVVFASMAGYSLARLPYRGRSLFFAAFVAALMIPTYTKILPEFLIVRFMPLAGGNDILGQGGTGWLNTWWALIIPGAITPFAVFLFRQFYLDLPVELEEAARLDGVGEFGIYARIMTPLVKPALTTVALLTFQESWNNFLWPLLVTQKDSLRVIQVGLSVFQTENHTQWQFLMAGTTLATLPMVLLFVAGQRYFVQGLATTGIK from the coding sequence ATGGCCACCGCTGAACGGATCGCCGGGACACCCGGCCGCACCGATCGCCGCACCGGCCGGCCGCGGCCCACCGCCGGCCGGATCACCGGCCGGACCCTGCTCTACCTGGCGCTGGCGGTGATCGGCGTGGTGATGATCGCGCCGTTCGCCTGGATGGTGCTGACGTCGCTGAAGACGCCGGCGGACATCGCCTCGGCGCACCCGCACATCCTGCCGAGGACGTGGGAGTTCCACAACTACCTCGACGCGTTCAAGGCGGCGCCGTTCGCCGTGTACGCGCGCAACAGCTTCATCATCGCGGTCGGACACACCGTGCTGAACGTGGTGTTCGCCTCGATGGCCGGCTACTCGCTCGCCCGGCTGCCGTACCGGGGTCGCTCGCTGTTCTTCGCCGCCTTCGTGGCCGCGCTGATGATCCCGACGTACACGAAGATCCTGCCGGAGTTCCTGATCGTCCGGTTCATGCCGCTGGCCGGCGGCAACGACATCCTCGGCCAGGGCGGTACCGGCTGGCTCAACACCTGGTGGGCGCTGATCATCCCGGGCGCCATCACCCCGTTCGCGGTGTTCCTGTTCCGGCAGTTCTACCTGGATCTGCCGGTGGAGCTGGAGGAGGCGGCGCGGCTGGACGGCGTCGGCGAGTTCGGCATCTACGCGCGGATCATGACCCCGCTGGTGAAGCCGGCGCTGACCACGGTGGCGCTGCTGACGTTCCAGGAGTCCTGGAACAACTTCCTGTGGCCGCTGCTGGTGACGCAGAAGGACAGCCTGCGCGTCATCCAGGTCGGGCTCTCGGTGTTCCAGACCGAGAACCACACCCAGTGGCAGTTCCTGATGGCCGGCACGACGCTCGCCACCTTGCCGATGGTGCTGCTGTTCGTGGCCGGGCAGCGGTACTTCGTCCAGGGCCTCGCCACCACCGGCATCAAGTAG